A stretch of the Marinitoga sp. 38H-ov genome encodes the following:
- a CDS encoding ABC transporter substrate-binding protein, with product MKKLLVALLLVFSIFTFAEVMNPNTIVDVTIGEPDTLDPHQAYDTASGEVIFNVYDNLIEYVGSSLSKFAPRIAESWEIDGNTVKFKIRKGVKFHSGNELTPYDIEYTFERALIGNPGGGPIWMLYEVFFGDYFSLKSAVKGLTGHSWSDLVDADKNPVSDEAKQILLDFYKNYIDPKIEVDGDYVVFHLAAPKVYFLNIIAQGSSWGAILDSKAAMDLGLWDGKEEGWWKFHDWKKEDSPLYAKEIGSGPFTLVEWNRTEQKVTLKAFPEYWRGPAKVENVVIWGVDEWSTRKTLLEKGEADIAAVPVQFLNQVKGNPDLEIIEGLPSVSVTTLNFNWQVKPDSPYIGSGKLDGEGIPTTFFADKNVRLAFIHSFDYQKMIDDVLDGYGELVPTALPKGFLGYSDELQKPAFDLAEATKYFKRAYRGQLWRKGFKMTILYNTGNEARQKSAELLADSLKKINPKFQAEVRGVQWPTFLDARKNGKMPLYILGWLADYPDPNNFIYTFYHSDGDYGYYFGEEYAKFANAPQAFFGGKSLNEVINEASSLTDPAEREKLYIQIQEFVIREGLGVPLYQPVGVRVHRKWLKGWYPNSIRPGDDYYAYSKSE from the coding sequence ATGAAGAAACTCTTAGTAGCACTTTTATTAGTATTTTCTATTTTTACATTTGCTGAAGTTATGAACCCCAATACAATAGTTGATGTAACTATTGGGGAACCAGACACATTAGATCCACATCAAGCATACGATACAGCTAGTGGTGAAGTAATTTTTAATGTATATGACAACCTTATTGAATATGTAGGTTCAAGTTTAAGTAAATTTGCTCCAAGAATAGCAGAGTCATGGGAAATTGACGGAAATACGGTTAAATTCAAAATCAGAAAAGGCGTTAAATTCCACAGTGGAAATGAATTAACACCATATGATATTGAATATACATTTGAAAGAGCATTAATTGGAAATCCTGGTGGCGGACCTATCTGGATGTTATACGAAGTATTCTTTGGAGATTACTTCAGTTTAAAATCAGCAGTTAAGGGTTTAACAGGACATTCATGGTCAGATTTAGTAGATGCTGATAAAAATCCTGTAAGTGATGAAGCAAAACAAATCTTATTAGATTTCTACAAAAATTATATTGATCCAAAAATTGAAGTAGATGGCGATTATGTAGTATTCCACTTAGCAGCTCCAAAAGTATATTTCTTAAATATTATTGCACAAGGTTCATCATGGGGAGCAATATTAGACAGTAAAGCTGCAATGGATTTAGGATTATGGGATGGAAAAGAAGAAGGATGGTGGAAATTCCACGATTGGAAAAAAGAAGATTCACCATTATACGCAAAAGAAATTGGTTCAGGTCCATTTACTTTAGTAGAATGGAACAGAACAGAACAAAAAGTTACATTAAAAGCATTCCCAGAATACTGGAGAGGTCCAGCAAAAGTTGAAAACGTAGTTATTTGGGGAGTAGATGAATGGTCAACAAGAAAAACATTGTTAGAAAAAGGTGAAGCAGATATCGCAGCTGTACCTGTACAATTCTTGAACCAAGTAAAAGGAAATCCAGATTTAGAAATTATCGAAGGTTTACCATCAGTATCTGTAACAACATTAAACTTCAACTGGCAAGTAAAACCAGATTCACCATATATTGGAAGCGGTAAATTAGACGGTGAAGGTATTCCAACAACATTCTTTGCTGATAAAAATGTAAGATTAGCTTTCATTCATTCATTTGATTATCAAAAAATGATTGATGATGTATTAGATGGTTATGGAGAATTGGTTCCAACAGCATTACCAAAAGGATTCTTAGGTTACTCTGACGAATTACAAAAACCAGCATTTGATTTAGCTGAAGCAACAAAATACTTCAAGAGAGCTTACAGAGGACAATTATGGAGAAAAGGTTTCAAAATGACAATTCTTTACAATACAGGTAATGAAGCAAGACAAAAATCAGCTGAATTATTAGCAGATTCATTAAAGAAAATCAATCCTAAATTCCAAGCTGAAGTTAGAGGAGTACAATGGCCAACATTCTTAGATGCTAGAAAAAATGGAAAAATGCCATTATACATTTTAGGTTGGTTAGCAGATTATCCTGATCCAAACAACTTTATTTACACATTCTATCATTCAGACGGTGACTATGGTTATTACTTTGGTGAAGAATATGCTAAATTTGCAAATGCACCACAAGCATTCTTTGGCGGTAAATCATTAAATGAAGTAATTAATGAAGCATCATCATTAACAGATCCAGCAGAAAGAGAAAAATTATATATTCAAATTCAAGAATTTGTAATTAGAGAAGGTTTAGGTGTTCCATTATATCAACCAGTTGGTGTAAGGGTTCATAGAAAATGGTTAAAAGGTTGGTATCCAAACTCAATTAGACCAGGTGACGATTATTACGCATATTCAAAATCAGAATAA
- a CDS encoding ABC transporter permease: protein MIIEMIKEALRALFQNKMRSFLSMLGIIIGVLAVIIVLSLGNGATYSVKSEIESMGSNVFYVIAKGSRYAKLSVADLEDLKMNSQFLTNITPSFSSGGNFKYDTNEVSAQYYGVVPDFINMFSLEVEKGRMINDIDNEGILKVAVIGSSVAEQLFEDEDPIGKTIKLFRNKGSINFTVIGVIKPTGSKLFLNVDNTIFIPYETMNKRVTKVDVVNQFFAKAISSDLNEEAKNELENFLYTKFKDNRAYFIISQEEILGTINQVTGMLNLTLGAIAGISLLVGGIGIMNIMLVSVTERTREIGIKKAIGATNGNILMQFLTESIFLTITAGAIGIFLGIYFAKLIGKFINITPYFDLNQIILAFVVSGAIGLFFGVYPAIKASKLNPVDALRYE from the coding sequence ATGATTATAGAAATGATTAAAGAAGCATTAAGAGCATTATTTCAAAATAAAATGAGATCTTTCCTATCTATGCTTGGGATTATAATAGGTGTTTTAGCTGTTATTATAGTGTTATCTTTAGGTAATGGCGCAACTTATTCTGTGAAAAGTGAAATAGAGTCTATGGGTTCAAATGTTTTTTATGTTATAGCTAAAGGTTCTAGATATGCAAAATTATCTGTAGCTGATTTAGAAGATTTAAAAATGAATTCTCAATTTTTAACAAATATTACTCCAAGTTTTTCTAGTGGAGGTAATTTTAAATATGACACAAATGAAGTTTCTGCACAATATTATGGAGTAGTTCCTGATTTTATTAATATGTTTTCCTTAGAAGTAGAAAAAGGTAGAATGATTAATGATATTGACAATGAAGGTATTTTAAAGGTAGCTGTTATCGGAAGCTCTGTTGCTGAACAGTTATTTGAAGATGAGGATCCTATTGGAAAAACAATTAAATTGTTTAGAAATAAGGGAAGTATTAATTTTACTGTAATTGGAGTAATTAAACCTACAGGCTCAAAATTGTTTTTAAATGTGGACAATACAATTTTTATTCCGTATGAAACAATGAATAAAAGAGTTACCAAAGTAGACGTTGTAAATCAATTTTTTGCCAAAGCAATATCTAGTGATTTAAATGAAGAAGCAAAAAATGAGCTTGAAAATTTTCTATATACAAAATTTAAGGATAATAGAGCATATTTTATTATAAGTCAAGAAGAAATATTAGGTACAATAAATCAAGTTACAGGTATGCTTAATTTGACTTTAGGGGCTATTGCAGGTATTTCTTTACTTGTAGGTGGAATAGGTATTATGAATATTATGTTGGTATCTGTTACAGAAAGAACAAGAGAAATAGGTATTAAAAAAGCTATCGGTGCAACTAATGGGAATATATTAATGCAATTTTTAACTGAATCAATATTTTTAACTATTACAGCAGGTGCAATTGGTATTTTTTTAGGGATTTATTTTGCAAAATTAATAGGAAAATTTATTAATATAACTCCTTATTTTGATTTAAATCAAATAATATTAGCATTTGTAGTTTCTGGAGCTATAGGTTTATTCTTTGGTGTTTATCCGGCTATTAAAGCATCAAAGCTAAATCCGGTAGATGCCTTAAGATATGAATAG
- a CDS encoding HlyD family efflux transporter periplasmic adaptor subunit translates to MKKWIISILIIVIIGVSIFFAIQNKKSTITSTAIKYIEYPVQKGSLTEVIDVSGHIKPKIYRYIYPQVSGKVIEIYKKEGDYVKQGDPILKIDDTSLYISYLNAKLSYESVKGQNTIEEEIKKAQYEKAKNEYESAVIKAPISGKLINFNLELGNTIGTNTLVGVIIDDTSFEFVGYIDLIDYPKVKIGQELTLTIDGYFDKNIKGVITYVSLGDLTSNNVTVAEIKADLDLNTQNKLLNLDVNKSEILSKKTLSERVKSPEQIAELKKTKNQLTREFDLKIYAGVSAEGQIYSVNEENVIKVPLTAITSKDGEKYVLVKKGTDGENPITEERKVQLGTITESFAEIKEGLSEGEIILMKSTSTIKNGYNKSPIPAGRVLGK, encoded by the coding sequence ATGAAAAAATGGATAATTTCTATATTAATTATTGTAATTATAGGTGTATCAATATTTTTTGCAATACAAAATAAAAAATCTACTATTACAAGTACAGCTATTAAATATATAGAATATCCTGTTCAAAAGGGAAGTTTAACAGAGGTTATAGATGTTTCTGGACATATTAAACCAAAGATATACAGATATATTTATCCGCAAGTTTCTGGGAAGGTAATAGAAATATATAAAAAAGAAGGGGATTATGTAAAGCAAGGGGATCCTATTTTAAAAATAGATGATACTTCATTATACATTTCATATTTAAACGCTAAACTTTCATATGAATCTGTTAAAGGTCAAAATACTATTGAAGAAGAAATAAAAAAAGCTCAATATGAAAAGGCTAAAAATGAATATGAAAGTGCTGTTATAAAAGCTCCTATATCAGGTAAATTAATTAATTTTAATTTGGAGTTGGGAAATACAATTGGTACTAATACATTAGTTGGTGTAATAATAGATGATACATCATTTGAATTTGTAGGTTATATTGATTTAATTGATTATCCTAAGGTGAAAATAGGTCAAGAATTAACCTTAACTATAGATGGGTACTTTGATAAGAATATAAAAGGAGTTATTACATATGTTTCTTTAGGAGATTTAACATCTAATAATGTTACTGTAGCAGAAATTAAGGCTGATTTAGATTTAAATACTCAAAATAAACTTTTGAATTTAGATGTTAATAAATCTGAAATTTTATCTAAAAAAACTTTATCAGAAAGAGTTAAATCTCCAGAACAAATAGCAGAATTAAAAAAGACTAAAAATCAGTTGACTAGAGAATTTGATTTAAAAATATATGCAGGAGTTTCAGCAGAAGGACAAATTTATTCAGTAAATGAAGAAAATGTTATTAAAGTTCCATTAACTGCTATAACAAGTAAAGATGGGGAAAAATATGTATTAGTTAAAAAAGGAACCGATGGCGAAAATCCAATCACTGAAGAAAGGAAAGTGCAATTAGGAACAATAACTGAAAGTTTTGCAGAGATAAAAGAGGGATTAAGTGAAGGTGAAATAATATTAATGAAATCTACATCAACTATAAAAAATGGATATAATAAATCACCTATACCAGCTGGAAGAGTTTTGGGTAAATGA
- a CDS encoding ABC transporter ATP-binding protein — translation MNDIVFEVRDVKKIYNMGEVKVNALAGINFKIKKGEFVIIMGPSGSGKSTTLHIMGCLDVPTSGEVYIDSIKVSDLDDKSLAKVRREKIGFVFQQFNLLPRMTALENVELPMMYKGVPSHKRKKRAKELLELVGLGDRIHHKPTQLFGGQMQRVAIARALANDPSYILADEPTGNLDTKSGEEVLKIFKKLNAEGMTVIIVTHDPELEELGTHNIFLRDGLIQKESFV, via the coding sequence ATGAATGATATTGTTTTTGAAGTAAGAGATGTAAAAAAAATATATAATATGGGAGAAGTTAAGGTAAATGCTTTAGCTGGTATAAATTTTAAGATAAAAAAAGGGGAATTTGTAATAATTATGGGGCCTTCTGGTTCTGGTAAATCAACAACACTTCATATTATGGGATGTTTGGATGTTCCTACTTCTGGTGAGGTATATATAGATTCAATTAAAGTTAGCGATTTAGATGATAAAAGTTTGGCAAAAGTAAGAAGAGAAAAAATAGGGTTTGTATTTCAACAATTTAATTTATTACCTAGAATGACAGCTTTAGAGAATGTTGAATTACCTATGATGTATAAAGGTGTTCCATCTCATAAACGAAAAAAAAGAGCTAAAGAGTTATTGGAATTAGTGGGATTAGGAGATAGAATTCATCATAAGCCAACGCAATTGTTTGGAGGGCAAATGCAAAGAGTTGCAATTGCTAGAGCTTTAGCTAATGATCCTAGTTATATTTTAGCAGATGAGCCTACAGGGAACCTGGACACTAAAAGTGGAGAAGAAGTTTTAAAAATATTTAAAAAATTAAACGCTGAAGGAATGACAGTAATTATTGTTACCCATGATCCTGAATTAGAAGAACTTGGAACACATAATATTTTTCTAAGAGATGGTCTTATACAAAAGGAGAGTTTTGTATGA
- a CDS encoding ABC transporter permease yields MTAYIIRRLLLLPLIIFGVTLIVFSMMQLLGEDQLLAAYVDPNSLDKMSVEELEMVKEKYGLNDDPVTKYVKWIGNVVKGDLGWSIVGKEPVSKAILGRLPSTIELALFSIFPIIGVGVWLGVKAALHRNKWQDHLIRIFSIVGWSFPDFVFGLLILMVFYSWLGWFPPGRVSLQIESIINSPDFHQYTKLVTIDGLLNGRLDVFWDGLRHLIGPILTLSYLWWAYLIRITRSSMLEVLSKDYVRTARAKGLSERVVINKHAKRNALIPVATVAGSMIIGLIMGVIIVETIFVRPGIGSFAAKAAGQLDYASIMGMLLFSSFILIVGNLIIDISYALIDPRIRYE; encoded by the coding sequence ATGACGGCGTATATTATTAGGAGGTTATTATTGCTACCTCTTATAATTTTTGGGGTTACACTGATAGTTTTCTCCATGATGCAATTATTAGGAGAAGATCAATTATTAGCCGCATATGTTGATCCTAACTCTTTGGATAAAATGTCTGTTGAAGAGTTAGAAATGGTTAAAGAAAAGTATGGATTAAATGATGATCCAGTAACAAAGTATGTAAAATGGATTGGAAATGTAGTAAAAGGAGATTTGGGATGGTCAATTGTTGGTAAGGAACCTGTAAGCAAGGCTATTTTAGGTAGATTGCCATCAACAATTGAATTAGCTTTATTTTCCATATTTCCAATTATAGGTGTAGGAGTATGGTTGGGTGTTAAGGCTGCATTGCATAGAAATAAGTGGCAAGATCATTTAATAAGAATTTTCTCTATTGTAGGATGGTCATTCCCGGATTTTGTTTTTGGCTTATTAATACTTATGGTATTTTATAGTTGGCTTGGTTGGTTCCCCCCTGGAAGAGTTAGTCTGCAAATTGAAAGTATAATCAATTCGCCAGACTTTCATCAATATACTAAGTTAGTAACTATTGATGGATTATTAAATGGAAGATTAGATGTATTTTGGGATGGATTAAGACATTTAATAGGTCCAATTTTAACATTATCCTACTTATGGTGGGCATATTTAATTAGAATTACAAGATCATCAATGTTAGAAGTTTTAAGTAAAGATTATGTTAGAACAGCAAGAGCTAAGGGTTTATCAGAAAGAGTGGTAATTAATAAGCATGCTAAAAGAAATGCTTTAATTCCAGTTGCTACAGTTGCAGGATCTATGATTATTGGATTGATTATGGGAGTTATTATTGTTGAAACAATATTTGTAAGACCAGGTATTGGAAGTTTTGCTGCAAAAGCTGCAGGACAACTTGATTATGCTTCAATAATGGGTATGTTATTATTTTCGTCATTTATACTAATAGTCGGTAATTTGATCATTGACATATCTTATGCATTAATCGATCCAAGAATTAGATACGAGTGA
- a CDS encoding ABC transporter permease produces MNAELEEINSKNTSVEEFLQSAKKYFKDLKENYIKDLNYDPYVMPIVTYENTPQPPSKEYPFGISNGRDIYYGVVWGTRTGFKIGLTVVLTATVIGLFIGSISAYFGGWVDEVLMRITDIFMSIPFMLSAMVLTTVLGTGLDKVMIAMIVFGWMGSARLIRGNILQAKNDQYVLAAKALGVKDSKIIVKHILPNTVFPVLIQASMRIGSMVITAAVLSFLGVGAPQGYADWGSILNYARNWILGGTGGAFDYWYTVMYPGTAMVLFVLAWNLVGDALRDIFDPKLRG; encoded by the coding sequence ATGAATGCTGAATTAGAAGAAATAAATTCTAAAAATACTTCTGTTGAAGAGTTTTTACAATCAGCAAAAAAATATTTTAAAGATTTAAAAGAAAATTACATTAAAGATTTAAATTATGATCCATATGTTATGCCTATAGTAACATATGAAAATACACCTCAACCACCTTCAAAAGAATATCCTTTTGGTATTAGTAATGGAAGAGATATTTATTATGGTGTTGTTTGGGGGACAAGAACTGGATTTAAAATTGGATTAACAGTTGTTTTAACAGCTACTGTTATAGGTTTGTTTATAGGATCAATTTCTGCATATTTTGGCGGATGGGTAGACGAAGTTTTAATGAGAATTACAGATATTTTTATGTCTATTCCATTTATGTTATCAGCTATGGTTTTAACCACAGTTTTAGGAACTGGTCTTGATAAGGTTATGATTGCAATGATTGTTTTTGGTTGGATGGGTTCTGCAAGATTAATTAGAGGTAATATCTTACAAGCAAAAAATGATCAATATGTTTTAGCTGCAAAAGCATTAGGAGTGAAAGATTCTAAAATAATTGTTAAACATATTTTGCCTAATACCGTGTTCCCTGTATTAATTCAAGCTTCTATGAGAATTGGATCAATGGTTATTACTGCTGCTGTTTTAAGTTTCTTAGGTGTTGGAGCTCCTCAAGGATATGCTGATTGGGGATCTATATTAAATTATGCAAGAAACTGGATTTTAGGTGGTACTGGTGGAGCATTTGATTATTGGTATACTGTAATGTATCCTGGTACAGCAATGGTTTTATTTGTTTTAGCATGGAACTTAGTTGGAGATGCACTCAGAGATATATTTGATCCGAAACTACGCGGTTAG
- a CDS encoding TolC family protein, whose product MKKLLMILLLLPILSFSNWLDNIKNYVYEDSQYINMVNNYNLSKENYFLKETFLPSIMISNGRYNYSDESSSLNIPLRVNAKIFDFDFSLNSNFSKVDDWRDTYSLTISKDIFSETDEELINAKINLLKSQWNLLNTKNQLFINYLNNGFNNYYYNQLYNIQKQLFEYQKNDYENNKIKYEKGLISNIEYLNSKKLYLNSQISLLNAKKNYEKYAKYNIDFNILELTIPSSENIYNRPDIIAEQLNVDLKKMENNRSYRLYLPDITTGITFDYNYQLNEKKLTTSLFLNFNYNLYDKGYREFQISQVQNNYLLTKKEYDEKINDLFEQYENLLNSLESLELSLQTKTLDLEIKELNYNVYNEKYQKNIISEKELEEKYLEYKQSKLELEKSKFDIFIQKLNIYSFLGYDLIGLFEEEFK is encoded by the coding sequence ATGAAAAAATTATTAATGATATTGTTATTATTACCAATATTATCTTTTTCAAATTGGCTTGATAATATCAAGAATTATGTATATGAAGATTCGCAATATATTAATATGGTAAATAATTATAATCTATCAAAAGAAAATTATTTTTTAAAAGAAACGTTTTTGCCATCTATAATGATTTCAAATGGTAGATATAATTATTCCGATGAATCATCATCATTAAATATTCCATTGAGAGTGAATGCAAAAATATTTGATTTTGATTTTAGTTTAAATAGTAATTTTTCTAAAGTAGATGATTGGAGAGATACTTATTCTTTAACTATTTCAAAAGATATATTTTCTGAAACAGATGAAGAATTAATAAATGCTAAAATAAATTTATTAAAATCCCAATGGAACTTATTAAACACAAAAAATCAATTATTTATTAATTATCTAAACAATGGATTTAATAATTATTATTATAATCAATTATATAATATACAAAAACAATTATTTGAATATCAAAAAAATGATTATGAGAATAATAAGATAAAATATGAAAAAGGATTAATAAGTAATATAGAGTATTTAAATAGTAAAAAATTATATTTAAACTCTCAAATTTCATTATTAAATGCAAAAAAGAATTATGAAAAGTATGCTAAATATAATATTGACTTTAATATTTTAGAATTGACAATACCTTCATCTGAAAATATATATAATAGACCAGATATTATTGCTGAACAATTAAATGTTGATTTGAAAAAAATGGAAAATAATAGGAGTTATAGGCTATATTTACCAGACATTACAACAGGCATTACATTTGATTATAATTATCAATTAAATGAAAAAAAATTAACAACATCATTATTTTTAAATTTTAATTATAATTTATATGATAAAGGATATAGGGAATTTCAGATAAGTCAAGTACAAAATAATTATCTTTTAACTAAAAAAGAATATGATGAGAAGATAAATGATTTATTTGAACAATATGAAAATTTATTAAATTCTTTAGAGTCTTTGGAATTATCTTTACAGACAAAAACTTTAGATCTAGAGATTAAAGAATTGAATTATAATGTTTATAATGAGAAATATCAAAAAAATATAATTTCAGAAAAAGAGTTGGAAGAAAAATATTTAGAGTATAAGCAATCAAAATTAGAATTAGAAAAATCAAAATTTGATATTTTTATACAAAAACTAAATATATATAGTTTTTTAGGCTATGATTTAATTGGCCTATTTGAGGAGGAGTTTAAATGA